One window of the Yamadazyma tenuis chromosome 6, complete sequence genome contains the following:
- the VMA4 gene encoding V-ATPase V1 sector subunit E (COG:C; EggNog:ENOG503NXSD; BUSCO:EOG09264OML), translating into MSLTDDQVNAELRKMKAFIEKEAQEKAKEIKLKADEEYEIEKASIVRSETAAIDAAYEQKFKKASLAQQITKSTIANKTRLRILATKEEVLDQIFDEAKTQLNKISANKGEYKAAFVGLIEEGLFTLLEEEVTIKVREADLSLAKEVVDEVTKDFEEKAKFPIKVFVDESDFLSKDCAGGVVVINKNGKIEVNNTLDERLKLLSEEALPGLRLELFGISETRKYFD; encoded by the exons ATGTCTCTCACTGATGACCAA GTCAACGCCGAACTTCGCAAGATGAAGGCCTTCATCGAGAAGGAAGCTCAAGAAAAAGCTAAGGAAATTAAGTTGAAAGCCGACGAAGAAtatgaaattgaaaaggCTTCCATCGTCAGATCTGAAACTGCTGCTATTGATGCTGCCTACGAACAGAAATTCAAGAAGGCTTCTTTGGCCCAGcaaatcaccaagtccaCTATTGCCAACAAGACCAGATTAAGAATTTTGGCTACTAAGGAAGAAGTGTTGGACCAAATCTTCGACGAAGCTAAAACCCAGTTGAATAAAATAAGTGCTAACAAAGGTGAATATAAGGCTGCCTTCGTGGgtttgattgaagaaggtttgTTTACCTTAttagaagaagaagtcacCATCAAGGTTAGAGAAGCCGACTTGTCATTAGCTAAGGAAGTTGTCGACGAAGTCACCaaggactttgaagaaaaggccAAATTCCCTATTAAAGTCTTCGTCGACGAATCAGACTTCTTGAGCAAAGACTGTGCTGGTGGAGTGGTTgttatcaacaagaatgGAAAGATTGAAGTTAACAATACATTGGACGAAagattgaagttgttaTCTGAAGAAGCGTTACCAGGTCTTAGATTAGAATTGTTTGGTATTTCTGAAACCAGAAAGTATTTTGATTAA